A segment of the bacterium genome:
TACTATCATGTTGAACCCGGAGAAGACGTAAGGGCGGTTGACGATGTTTCTTTAACGCTTTACGATGGCGAGGTGTTAGGGATAGCGGGGGAATCAGGGTGCGGGAAATCTACGCTGGCGAGAGGTTTAAGCGGCATTTTCACTCCGCCGCTGATGTATGTAAGCGGTCAAATAATTCTCGATGGAATTGACATTGCAAAAGTCAGCAATCAGGAACTTAGAAAGTCAATTCTTGGCAAAAAAATTTCCTTTATTCCCCAGAGCGCCATGAATGCTTTAAACCCCACCTTGAGGGTCAGAGATTTTGTGGTGGACCTTATGCGTGAACACAATCCGGAATTTTCCAGGCAAGAAGTATTAAAGCGAACAGGAGAAAGGTTTGACTCACTTTCTCTTTCGCGGGATGTGCTAAACTACTATCCTTTTCAGTTGAGCGGAGGAATGAAGCAGAGAACACTTGTAGCGATATCTACCTTGATGAATCCAGACGTAGTGGTTGCTGATGAGCCCACTTCTGCCCTGGATGTCTCCTCTCAACGAGAGGTTATTGAACTGCTGAAAATTATGGTTAACAGGAAGATAGTGAAGAGCCTTATCTTCATTACCCACGAACTTCCGCTTTTAAGGCAAATTGCAGATAGGATTGCCATTCTCTACGCTGGCCAGGTCATTGAAGTTGGCAACACGTCCCAAGTTATCGATACCCCCTACCATCCTTATGCAGAAGCGCTTATGTCATCTATGATAGTTCCAGAAAAAGGGATGCGGCAAAAACAGCTCCCTTCAATCCCCGGCAAACCCCCAGATCTCTCTCATCCCCCAAACGGATGTAGATTTCAGGAAAGGTGCCCACGGGTTACAGACGAATGCAGAAGCAGAGCCATAGAGCTTTGCAGTCTTCAGGGAAGG
Coding sequences within it:
- a CDS encoding ABC transporter ATP-binding protein, which codes for YYHVEPGEDVRAVDDVSLTLYDGEVLGIAGESGCGKSTLARGLSGIFTPPLMYVSGQIILDGIDIAKVSNQELRKSILGKKISFIPQSAMNALNPTLRVRDFVVDLMREHNPEFSRQEVLKRTGERFDSLSLSRDVLNYYPFQLSGGMKQRTLVAISTLMNPDVVVADEPTSALDVSSQREVIELLKIMVNRKIVKSLIFITHELPLLRQIADRIAILYAGQVIEVGNTSQVIDTPYHPYAEALMSSMIVPEKGMRQKQLPSIPGKPPDLSHPPNGCRFQERCPRVTDECRSRAIELCSLQGRLIRCIHPVRSPHQGCGSRLRRLTSNEVHPLNIKKDNSNASG